From one Catenuloplanes nepalensis genomic stretch:
- a CDS encoding LysR family transcriptional regulator, translating into MDDLETRELRYFVAVAEELHFGRAADRLGIAQPPLSRAIRRLEHRLGVPLLERTSRSARLTPAGEVLLSEGRAALAAVAAATRRTRRAGRPAPGLVLALKAGGDSGLLPAILGGYAAQPGSVPVELIFSIGERAAMVRDGRADLALLHHPQNDLTGLDSEPLHTERRVLALAGNHPLAARDSLTLADLAGLPVPRWPEAAIAAPGPPIAEVGELLQLIVLGRVVSLVTESAAARPHPGVAYRPVLDAPPTTLVLAWPANSRSRTVAAFVTAARTAAGEAGPVPVREP; encoded by the coding sequence ATGGACGACCTGGAGACGCGCGAGCTGCGGTACTTCGTCGCGGTCGCGGAGGAGCTGCACTTCGGGCGGGCCGCGGACCGGCTCGGCATCGCGCAGCCGCCGCTGTCCCGCGCGATTCGCCGGCTCGAGCACCGGCTCGGCGTGCCGTTACTGGAGCGCACCAGCCGTTCCGCGCGGCTCACCCCGGCCGGCGAGGTGCTGCTCAGCGAGGGACGCGCGGCGCTGGCCGCGGTGGCGGCCGCGACCCGGCGCACCCGGCGCGCGGGCCGGCCGGCCCCCGGTCTGGTGCTCGCGCTGAAGGCCGGCGGCGACTCCGGGCTGCTGCCCGCGATCCTCGGCGGGTACGCGGCGCAGCCCGGATCCGTACCGGTGGAGCTGATCTTCTCGATCGGTGAGCGGGCCGCCATGGTCCGTGACGGCCGCGCCGACCTGGCGCTGCTGCACCACCCGCAGAACGACCTGACCGGCCTGGACAGCGAGCCGCTGCACACGGAGCGCCGGGTCCTCGCGCTCGCCGGCAACCACCCGCTGGCCGCCCGCGACTCGCTCACCCTAGCCGACCTCGCCGGCCTGCCCGTGCCCCGCTGGCCGGAGGCCGCGATCGCGGCTCCCGGCCCGCCGATCGCCGAGGTGGGCGAGCTGCTCCAGCTCATCGTGCTCGGCCGCGTGGTCTCCCTGGTCACCGAGTCCGCGGCGGCCCGCCCGCACCCGGGCGTCGCCTACCGTCCCGTCCTCGACGCACCGCCGACCACGCTCGTCCTCGCCTGGCCCGCGAACAGCCGGTCCCGCACCGTCGCCGCCTTCGTCACCGCGGCCCGCACCGCCGCCGGCGAGGCGGGGCCGGTCCCTGTCCGAGAGCCGTGA
- a CDS encoding molybdopterin-dependent oxidoreductase, giving the protein MRSPANLFSGLIAAGAGVAAGELLAAAARPGASPVLSVGAAVIDATPTPVKEFAVRTAGTADKPLLLTGIVLLTALLAAGLGVAAARRPLWGILGFAVFGLAGALAAATRPDAGAMDALPSLLAGLVAAVTLTALTALRPAGDRTIRKTDDHLAGTPNAPEHGDSALSGGRAGAHAPDGNQVSAHAPDGNQVSAHAPDDSQVSAHAPDGNQVSAHAPDGNQVSAHAPDGNQVSAHAPDGRLAGARVPDGSQVSARVPGGDRPGEPVPESDGAGSTRRAFVVTAGLVAGGAAVAGGVTGVLRRRASVSVAESRAAVRLPVPGEAAPPLPPGTPADFVTANADFYRVDTALTLPRIDPDAWRLRIHGMVGNPVTLSLGELLARRTVERFMTLTCVSNEVGGPYTGTARWLGVPLKDLLDDAGVDAGADQLVARGADGMTIGTPTRVIMDGRDAMLAVGMNGEPLPVTHGFPVRMLTPGLYGYAGSCKWITELELTTFARYDAYWVARGWAAEGPAKTASRIDRPAPFARLASGTEVTISGVAWALHTGIAGVEVQVDDGAWQAATVLPPPSGDTWVQWRLPWTPAPGGHTLRVRATDRTGAVQTDARATPFPDGATGRHTISVSAS; this is encoded by the coding sequence GTGCGGTCGCCTGCGAACCTGTTCAGCGGGCTGATCGCGGCCGGAGCCGGGGTCGCGGCGGGCGAGCTTCTCGCCGCCGCGGCCCGGCCCGGGGCCAGCCCGGTCCTCTCGGTCGGCGCCGCCGTCATCGACGCCACGCCGACACCGGTCAAGGAGTTCGCGGTCCGCACCGCCGGCACCGCGGACAAGCCGCTGCTGCTGACCGGCATCGTGCTCCTCACGGCACTGCTCGCGGCCGGTCTCGGCGTCGCGGCGGCCCGCCGTCCACTGTGGGGCATCCTCGGCTTCGCCGTCTTCGGCCTCGCCGGCGCGCTCGCGGCTGCCACCCGGCCGGACGCCGGCGCCATGGACGCACTGCCGTCGCTGCTGGCCGGCCTGGTCGCGGCGGTCACCCTGACCGCGCTGACCGCACTCCGCCCGGCCGGCGACCGCACGATCAGAAAGACCGATGACCATCTCGCGGGTACGCCGAACGCTCCCGAACACGGCGACAGCGCACTGAGCGGCGGCCGGGCCGGCGCGCACGCGCCGGACGGCAACCAGGTCAGCGCGCACGCGCCGGACGGCAACCAGGTCAGCGCGCACGCGCCGGACGACAGCCAAGTCAGCGCGCACGCGCCGGACGGCAACCAGGTCAGCGCGCACGCGCCGGACGGCAACCAGGTCAGCGCGCACGCGCCGGACGGCAACCAGGTCAGCGCGCACGCGCCGGACGGCAGGCTCGCGGGCGCGCGCGTCCCGGACGGCAGCCAAGTCAGCGCGCGCGTGCCGGGCGGCGATCGGCCCGGCGAACCCGTGCCGGAGAGCGACGGAGCCGGGAGCACGCGGCGGGCCTTCGTGGTCACCGCGGGGCTGGTGGCCGGCGGGGCCGCGGTGGCCGGTGGGGTGACCGGGGTGTTGCGGCGGCGGGCCTCGGTGTCCGTGGCCGAGTCGCGGGCCGCGGTGCGGTTGCCGGTGCCGGGCGAGGCCGCTCCCCCGCTGCCGCCGGGCACGCCGGCGGACTTCGTGACCGCGAACGCGGACTTCTATCGCGTCGACACCGCGCTCACGCTGCCCCGGATCGACCCGGACGCCTGGCGGCTGCGCATCCACGGCATGGTCGGCAACCCGGTCACGCTGAGCCTCGGCGAGCTGCTCGCACGGCGTACCGTCGAACGGTTCATGACCTTGACCTGTGTCTCCAACGAGGTCGGCGGGCCGTATACCGGAACGGCGCGCTGGCTCGGCGTACCGCTGAAGGATCTGCTCGACGACGCAGGCGTGGACGCGGGCGCGGATCAGCTGGTGGCGCGCGGTGCGGACGGCATGACGATCGGGACGCCGACGCGGGTGATCATGGACGGGCGGGACGCGATGCTCGCGGTCGGGATGAACGGGGAGCCGCTGCCGGTCACGCACGGCTTCCCGGTGCGGATGCTGACGCCCGGACTGTACGGGTACGCCGGTTCCTGCAAGTGGATCACCGAGTTGGAGCTGACCACGTTCGCTCGCTACGACGCCTACTGGGTCGCACGGGGCTGGGCCGCGGAAGGGCCGGCGAAGACCGCGTCCCGGATCGACCGGCCGGCGCCGTTCGCCCGGCTCGCATCGGGCACGGAGGTCACGATCTCCGGCGTGGCCTGGGCGCTGCACACCGGGATCGCGGGCGTCGAGGTGCAGGTCGACGACGGGGCGTGGCAGGCCGCGACCGTGCTGCCACCGCCGTCCGGCGACACCTGGGTGCAGTGGCGGCTGCCGTGGACGCCGGCGCCGGGCGGGCACACGCTGCGGGTCCGGGCGACCGACCGCACCGGGGCGGTGCAGACCGACGCGCGCGCCACCCCGTTCCCGGACGGCGCGACCGGCCGGCACACCATCTCGGTTTCC
- a CDS encoding SPW repeat protein, giving the protein MTDIKGPENRERPPGHELAQETAPPTYPGPAGGRLSLITDIGVLLAGIWLVIAPFVLGLDGAAFWNTLLTGAATVLLAAARLAAPPKTSRLGLIHLALGVWLIASPFLLGYGDDLMASRTSVVTGAVIAVLALASAASGGRSRSVIRDS; this is encoded by the coding sequence ATGACCGACATCAAGGGCCCGGAGAACCGCGAGCGCCCGCCCGGCCACGAACTCGCGCAGGAGACCGCGCCGCCCACGTACCCCGGCCCGGCCGGCGGCCGCCTCTCGCTGATCACCGACATCGGTGTGCTGCTGGCCGGCATCTGGCTGGTCATCGCCCCGTTCGTCCTCGGCCTCGACGGCGCCGCATTCTGGAACACGCTGCTCACCGGCGCCGCCACCGTCCTCCTGGCCGCCGCCCGCCTCGCCGCACCCCCGAAGACCAGCCGCCTCGGCCTGATCCACCTGGCCCTCGGCGTCTGGCTGATCGCCTCCCCGTTCCTCCTCGGCTACGGCGACGACCTGATGGCGTCCCGCACCAGCGTCGTCACCGGCGCGGTCATCGCGGTGCTCGCCCTGGCCAGCGCCGCTTCCGGAGGACGCTCCCGAAGCGTGATCCGCGACTCCTGA
- a CDS encoding SDR family NAD(P)-dependent oxidoreductase, with product MTDERIALVTGANKGIGAAIAEGLAGHGLTVLVAARDPRKAADAADRIGGHPITLDVTGDDSVTAAARTVEDRFGRLDVLVNNAGISGGPRQAPGAVDLDTIRSIFDTNLFGVIRVTEAFLPLLRRGTGARVVNVSSGTASMTWMTDPGRTFAARGTMAGYPVSKAALNMLTVQYAKALADAGITVNAVAPGACATDFTAALGLSLDRTAAQGAAVAVHLATTPGHATASFLSDEGPVPW from the coding sequence ATGACAGACGAACGCATCGCGCTGGTCACCGGCGCGAACAAGGGCATCGGCGCGGCCATCGCGGAGGGCCTGGCCGGGCACGGCCTCACCGTCCTGGTCGCGGCCCGCGACCCGCGGAAGGCCGCCGACGCCGCCGACCGGATCGGCGGGCACCCGATCACGCTGGACGTGACCGGCGACGACTCGGTCACCGCCGCCGCCCGCACGGTCGAGGACCGGTTCGGCCGGCTCGACGTCCTGGTCAACAACGCCGGCATCTCCGGCGGTCCGCGCCAGGCGCCCGGCGCCGTCGACCTGGACACGATTCGGTCGATCTTCGACACGAACCTGTTCGGCGTCATCCGGGTGACCGAGGCGTTCCTCCCGCTGCTCCGGCGCGGCACCGGCGCCCGGGTGGTCAACGTCTCCAGCGGCACCGCGTCGATGACCTGGATGACCGACCCCGGGCGCACCTTCGCGGCCCGCGGCACGATGGCCGGCTACCCGGTGTCCAAGGCCGCGCTGAACATGCTCACCGTCCAGTACGCCAAGGCGCTCGCCGACGCCGGCATCACGGTCAACGCCGTCGCACCGGGCGCCTGCGCCACCGACTTCACCGCCGCGCTCGGCCTGTCCCTCGACCGCACCGCCGCCCAGGGCGCCGCCGTCGCCGTCCACCTGGCCACCACGCCCGGCCACGCCACCGCCTCCTTCCTCTCCGACGAGGGACCCGTCCCCTGGTGA
- a CDS encoding M28 family peptidase, with protein sequence MALPAPAWAVGDQRPGAVRPPALTPGDRQVAGEVSARKALEHLRVLSERIGPRIGGTRSEKRAADYIAHTLDRLGYDTTLQPFPVADKFLADLDTPGGLPRDLCWQAGASGHARLDTTVRGEVLDAGAGGAADYPEDVRRKILLVDYVAADRETVVALAVARGAAAVIFLPADLVEPRRASAFSPTLPGSATTPVTIPVVGVAQAQKHRLRALLAAGRLRRLTVTTTAHRGLTSHNVLAERRKGDGTGPVVMVSAHYDTVIGAPGANDDGSGTVLNLELARVLRRLPVNATLRFGLWGSEEQGLIGSRYYVSQLPQAERDRIVAVFQNDMVATSWDPATRYWLLSFTGLANRATDEVAAAADRLGYAPQISPVTLRGSSDHQSFQEVGIASANFSWRGEESPAILEPPYHSPEDTIAKNISLERLKVSMELIGSAAYATARNPALP encoded by the coding sequence GTGGCGCTGCCCGCCCCCGCCTGGGCGGTGGGTGATCAGCGGCCCGGCGCGGTCCGGCCGCCGGCCCTCACCCCGGGCGACCGGCAGGTGGCCGGCGAGGTGTCGGCCCGCAAGGCGCTGGAGCACCTGCGCGTGCTGTCCGAGCGCATCGGCCCGCGGATCGGTGGCACCCGCTCGGAGAAGCGCGCGGCCGACTACATCGCGCACACGCTGGACCGGCTCGGCTACGACACCACGCTCCAGCCGTTCCCGGTCGCGGACAAGTTCCTCGCCGACCTGGACACGCCCGGCGGCCTTCCCCGCGACCTGTGCTGGCAGGCGGGCGCGTCCGGGCACGCCAGGCTGGACACCACGGTCCGCGGCGAGGTGCTGGACGCCGGCGCCGGCGGCGCGGCCGACTACCCGGAGGACGTGCGCCGCAAGATCCTGCTGGTCGACTACGTGGCCGCGGACCGGGAGACCGTGGTCGCGCTCGCGGTCGCGCGCGGCGCCGCGGCCGTGATCTTCCTGCCCGCCGACCTGGTCGAGCCGCGGCGCGCGTCCGCGTTCAGCCCGACGCTGCCCGGCTCCGCGACCACGCCGGTGACGATCCCGGTGGTCGGCGTGGCGCAGGCGCAGAAGCACCGGCTGCGCGCGCTGCTCGCGGCCGGGCGGCTGCGCAGGCTGACCGTCACCACGACCGCGCACCGCGGCCTGACCTCACACAACGTGCTCGCGGAGCGGCGCAAGGGGGACGGCACCGGCCCGGTCGTCATGGTCAGCGCGCACTACGACACCGTGATCGGCGCGCCGGGCGCGAACGACGACGGCTCCGGCACCGTCCTCAATCTGGAACTGGCCCGGGTGCTGAGGCGCCTGCCGGTCAACGCGACGCTGCGGTTCGGCCTGTGGGGCTCGGAGGAGCAGGGGCTGATCGGCTCCCGCTACTACGTGTCCCAGCTACCGCAGGCGGAACGGGACCGGATCGTCGCCGTGTTCCAGAACGACATGGTCGCGACCAGCTGGGACCCGGCCACCCGCTACTGGCTGCTCTCCTTCACCGGCCTGGCCAACCGCGCCACCGACGAGGTCGCCGCGGCCGCGGACCGGCTCGGTTACGCACCGCAGATCTCCCCGGTCACGTTGCGCGGCTCCAGCGACCACCAGTCGTTCCAGGAGGTCGGCATCGCGTCCGCGAACTTCTCCTGGCGCGGCGAGGAGTCCCCGGCGATCCTCGAACCGCCCTACCACAGCCCGGAGGACACGATCGCGAAGAACATCAGCCTGGAGCGCCTCAAGGTCTCGATGGAGCTGATCGGATCCGCCGCCTACGCCACGGCCCGCAACCCCGCGCTGCCGTAA
- a CDS encoding MarR family winged helix-turn-helix transcriptional regulator: MPRQLPDRDELHVWREFIETTDALRSRVTARLHDDTGLGPGDYAVLLALSEAPDTRLRSSELAAGIGWERSRLSHHLGRMERRGLITRTASPDDNRGALIVMSQDGGAAFRAATVPHLRTVRELFVDALTPEQLAAAGEIAAALRAHLATE, from the coding sequence ATGCCCCGCCAACTTCCCGACCGTGACGAACTGCACGTCTGGCGCGAGTTCATCGAGACCACCGACGCGCTGCGCAGCCGGGTGACCGCCCGCCTGCACGACGACACCGGCCTCGGCCCCGGCGACTACGCGGTCCTGCTCGCACTCAGCGAGGCGCCGGACACCCGGCTGCGCTCGTCCGAGCTGGCCGCGGGGATCGGCTGGGAACGCAGCCGGCTCTCCCACCACCTCGGCCGGATGGAACGCCGCGGCCTGATCACCCGCACGGCGTCGCCGGACGACAACCGGGGCGCGTTGATCGTGATGAGCCAGGACGGCGGCGCGGCCTTCCGCGCCGCCACAGTGCCGCACCTGCGGACGGTCCGCGAGCTCTTCGTGGACGCGCTCACACCGGAGCAGCTCGCCGCGGCCGGCGAGATCGCGGCGGCACTCCGGGCACACCTCGCCACCGAGTGA
- a CDS encoding fasciclin domain-containing protein has protein sequence MRTIRMIAVASAATLCLGLAACGQGDDAETASPASTGMATPTAMAPSSATATAAEFGPGCAAVPADPANAGSFQAMAQVPVATAASGNPLLTTLVTAVKEAALVDSLNSAPALTVFAPVDAAFAKIPKADLDKVLADKKQLTDVLTYHAVSGKLAPADLAGTHKTLQGGELTVAGSGESFTVNGNAAVVCGNVQTANATVYIIDTVLMPKS, from the coding sequence ATGCGTACGATTCGTATGATCGCCGTCGCGAGTGCCGCCACGCTCTGCCTCGGGCTCGCCGCCTGTGGCCAGGGAGACGACGCGGAGACCGCGAGCCCGGCCTCGACCGGGATGGCCACGCCCACCGCGATGGCACCGTCGTCTGCCACCGCGACCGCGGCGGAGTTCGGCCCCGGCTGCGCGGCGGTGCCGGCCGACCCGGCGAACGCGGGCAGCTTCCAGGCCATGGCGCAGGTGCCGGTCGCGACCGCCGCGTCCGGCAACCCGCTGCTGACCACGCTGGTCACCGCGGTCAAGGAGGCCGCCCTGGTCGACTCGCTGAACAGCGCGCCCGCGCTGACCGTGTTCGCGCCGGTCGACGCCGCGTTCGCGAAGATCCCGAAGGCGGACCTGGACAAGGTCCTCGCGGACAAGAAGCAGCTGACCGACGTTCTCACCTACCACGCGGTGTCCGGGAAGCTGGCGCCGGCGGACCTCGCGGGTACGCACAAGACGCTGCAGGGCGGGGAGCTGACCGTCGCGGGCAGCGGCGAGTCGTTCACGGTCAACGGCAACGCGGCCGTGGTCTGCGGCAACGTGCAGACGGCGAACGCGACCGTCTACATCATCGACACCGTCCTCATGCCGAAGAGCTGA